From the Planctomycetota bacterium genome, one window contains:
- the glpK gene encoding glycerol kinase GlpK — MTRSHILAFDQGTTSSRSILFDSRGAIRAVAQQEFRQSFPKSGWVEHDAQEIWSTQLETAKECLHRAGLGPRDVAAIAITNQRETTVIWERSSGRPIAPAIVWQDRRTAHAMEKLRADGVEPRVRKKTGLLLDPYFSASKMAWILDHVTGARKRAAKGELAAGTIDSWLLWKLTGGRVHKTDVTNACRTSLLDLKTLSWNPEMLSIFNVPAEILPEVVSCDNEFGECEPKLLGGAIPIRSMIGDQQAALFGQLCFEKGMAKNTFGTGCFMLMQTGTKPAASKNRLLSTVAWRMEGKPAHYALEGSVFVGGSAVQWLRDGLGIIKKSADVNPLAESVPDSDGVFVVPAFAGLGAPTWDPRARGCIVGLTRGSTAAHIARATLEGIAHQVADVLEAMTSDAGAPVGILRVDGGACASDLLMQTQADLLNAAVERPKVIETTAQGAAFVAGLACGIWKDAAELSKHRAVDHVFKPKISEDERRTRRANWKRALARAGDWQQGETK, encoded by the coding sequence ATGACCCGGTCTCACATTCTGGCTTTTGACCAAGGCACCACCAGTTCGCGCTCGATCCTTTTCGATTCCAGGGGGGCGATCCGCGCCGTGGCGCAGCAGGAGTTTCGCCAGTCCTTTCCCAAGTCGGGATGGGTGGAGCACGACGCGCAGGAAATCTGGTCGACGCAGCTGGAGACGGCCAAGGAATGCCTGCACCGTGCTGGCCTGGGCCCGCGCGATGTCGCAGCGATCGCCATCACCAATCAGCGCGAGACGACCGTCATCTGGGAGCGCTCTTCGGGCCGACCAATTGCGCCGGCCATCGTTTGGCAGGATCGGCGCACGGCGCACGCGATGGAGAAGCTGCGTGCCGATGGAGTTGAGCCGCGCGTGCGCAAAAAGACAGGTCTTCTGCTTGATCCCTATTTCAGCGCCTCCAAGATGGCGTGGATCTTGGACCATGTCACCGGCGCGCGCAAGCGCGCCGCCAAGGGAGAATTGGCGGCGGGCACGATCGACTCGTGGCTGCTGTGGAAATTGACCGGCGGCCGCGTGCACAAGACCGATGTCACCAACGCATGCCGCACAAGCTTGCTCGATTTGAAGACGTTGTCCTGGAATCCCGAGATGCTCTCCATCTTCAATGTTCCGGCGGAGATTCTTCCCGAGGTCGTTTCGTGCGACAACGAATTCGGCGAGTGCGAGCCGAAGCTTTTGGGCGGTGCGATTCCGATCCGCTCGATGATCGGCGACCAGCAGGCGGCGCTCTTCGGCCAATTGTGCTTCGAGAAGGGAATGGCGAAGAACACTTTTGGCACCGGCTGTTTCATGCTGATGCAGACGGGAACCAAACCCGCTGCGAGCAAGAACCGGCTGCTGTCCACCGTCGCCTGGCGGATGGAAGGCAAGCCGGCGCACTACGCGCTGGAGGGAAGCGTCTTCGTCGGCGGCAGCGCTGTGCAATGGCTGCGCGACGGCCTGGGCATCATCAAGAAAAGCGCGGATGTGAATCCGCTGGCGGAGTCGGTGCCGGATTCGGATGGCGTCTTCGTGGTGCCCGCCTTCGCCGGGCTCGGCGCGCCGACGTGGGATCCACGGGCGCGAGGCTGCATCGTCGGTCTGACGCGCGGAAGCACCGCAGCGCACATCGCGCGGGCGACGCTGGAGGGCATCGCCCACCAGGTGGCCGATGTGCTTGAAGCCATGACTTCCGACGCCGGCGCCCCCGTGGGCATTCTGCGCGTGGATGGCGGCGCCTGCGCCAGCGATCTGCTCATGCAGACGCAGGCCGACCTGCTCAACGCTGCGGTGGAGCGGCCCAAGGTGATTGAAACCACGGCGCAGGGGGCTGCCTTCGTGGCCGGGCTTGCCTGTGGAATCTGGAAGGACGCCGCCGAACTCAGCAAGCATCGCGCAGTCGACCACGTGTTCAAGCCGAAGATTTCGGAGGATGAGCGACGCACGCGCCGCGCCAACTGGAAGCGGGCCCTGGCCCGCGCTGGCGACTGGCAGCAGGGCGAAACCAAATAG
- the rpsL gene encoding 30S ribosomal protein S12 yields the protein MPTINQLIKNPRRNPPAKSKVKDLARCPQRRGVCLQVKTVTPKKPNSALRKVARVRLSNGKEITAYIGGEGHNLQEHSIVLVRGGRVRDLPGVRYHVVRGILDCLGVDGRKKGRSLYGVKKKAAAKKK from the coding sequence ATGCCAACGATCAATCAACTCATCAAGAATCCCCGACGCAATCCTCCCGCCAAGAGCAAGGTGAAGGATCTTGCCCGCTGCCCGCAGCGACGCGGCGTCTGCCTCCAGGTGAAGACCGTCACCCCGAAGAAGCCCAACTCGGCTCTCCGCAAGGTGGCCCGCGTCCGCCTGAGCAACGGCAAGGAAATTACCGCCTACATCGGCGGCGAAGGACACAACCTGCAGGAGCATTCGATCGTCCTGGTGCGCGGCGGCCGCGTCCGCGATCTGCCCGGCGTGCGCTACCACGTGGTGCGCGGCATCCTGGACTGCCTCGGCGTCGATGGCCGCAAGAAGGGCCGCTCGCTCTACGGCGTGAAGAAGAAGGCCGCGGCCAAGAAGAAGTAA
- the rnhA gene encoding ribonuclease HI: protein MQSFELFTDGACSGNPGPGGWGFILRETGASEEVLGSGAEPDTTNNRMELTAVIRGFEAISKPSRVRLVSDSEYVIKGLNEWLAGWKVRGWKTAAKKPVKNVDLWQRLDQLRSIHQVSPQWIRGHAEHPENTKCDEMAVAAIFTLRNG from the coding sequence GTGCAAAGTTTCGAACTCTTCACGGATGGGGCGTGCTCCGGCAATCCCGGCCCCGGCGGCTGGGGCTTTATTTTGCGGGAAACGGGAGCTTCGGAGGAAGTCCTCGGCTCGGGGGCGGAGCCCGACACCACCAATAATCGCATGGAATTGACCGCCGTGATCCGTGGATTCGAGGCCATTTCCAAGCCCTCCCGGGTGCGGCTGGTTTCGGACAGCGAGTATGTCATCAAGGGCTTGAATGAATGGCTGGCGGGATGGAAAGTCCGGGGGTGGAAAACCGCCGCGAAAAAGCCGGTCAAGAATGTCGATCTCTGGCAGCGGCTGGATCAATTGCGGTCGATCCACCAGGTTTCGCCGCAATGGATACGGGGCCATGCCGAGCACCCCGAGAACACAAAATGCGATGAAATGGCGGTCGCGGCCATTTTCACCCTGCGAAACGGTTGA
- a CDS encoding ketoacyl-ACP synthase III yields MIQPSGACGVRMVGTGSAVPDTILTNDDLARIMDTTDEWITQRTGIRCRRVSDQSKEGTFTLARDALRRALEASSMKASDLDLVIIGTCTAEMRCPSLSCRVAGELGAINAGAFDVVAACSGFVYALNIAETMVRSGRYRNVGVVGADAMSTMVDYQDRSVSILFGDAAGAAILTPDRDLKRGCIYQTLGSDGRDWSALYIPTRAQEIPENDRDNPIRLGFLRMDGREVFKFAVTKFREVIADALEKTGLTADDISQVVCHQSNARIIENAIEKLKLPREKVLINIDQFGNSSSGSVGLCLDQVWRAGKVPAGKPMLLVAFGGGVTWASCVWNV; encoded by the coding sequence GTGATCCAGCCCTCCGGCGCCTGCGGCGTCCGGATGGTGGGCACCGGATCCGCCGTTCCCGACACCATCCTCACCAACGACGACCTCGCCCGGATCATGGACACCACCGACGAGTGGATCACCCAGCGCACGGGTATCCGCTGCCGCCGGGTGAGCGACCAATCCAAGGAGGGCACCTTCACCCTGGCCCGCGATGCCCTGCGCCGCGCCCTCGAGGCTTCCTCGATGAAGGCCTCGGACCTGGACCTGGTGATCATCGGCACCTGCACCGCGGAGATGCGCTGCCCCAGCCTTTCCTGCCGCGTCGCCGGTGAGCTCGGGGCGATCAACGCCGGCGCCTTCGACGTGGTGGCGGCGTGCAGCGGCTTCGTCTACGCGCTCAACATCGCCGAGACCATGGTGCGCTCCGGCCGCTACCGCAATGTCGGCGTGGTCGGCGCCGACGCCATGTCGACCATGGTCGACTACCAGGACCGATCGGTCAGCATCCTCTTCGGCGACGCCGCCGGCGCCGCGATCCTGACCCCCGACCGCGACCTGAAGCGCGGCTGCATCTACCAGACCCTCGGCTCCGACGGCCGCGACTGGAGCGCGCTTTACATCCCCACCCGCGCCCAGGAGATTCCGGAGAACGACCGCGACAACCCGATCCGCCTGGGATTCCTGCGCATGGATGGCCGCGAGGTCTTCAAGTTCGCGGTGACCAAGTTCCGCGAGGTCATCGCCGACGCCCTGGAGAAGACCGGCCTGACCGCCGACGACATCAGCCAGGTGGTCTGCCACCAGAGCAACGCCCGCATCATCGAGAACGCCATCGAGAAGCTGAAGCTGCCGCGCGAAAAGGTCCTGATCAACATCGACCAGTTCGGCAACTCCAGCTCCGGCAGCGTCGGCCTCTGCCTGGACCAGGTCTGGCGCGCCGGCAAGGTGCCCGCGGGCAAGCCCATGCTGCTGGTGGCCTTCGGCGGCGGAGTCACCTGGGCCAGCTGCGTCTGGAATGTCTGA
- a CDS encoding DinB family protein, with translation MTTSTATTVGVGSMISFNLRMAMTYAEKLCADIPADKFGHIPMKGVNHPLFCIGHLGLYAERALTLIGREDLARKVDPKQEELFKNGAPCLEQDGRYPNKDAVLKNYMERYKVVADALPEVSDETFARANPMGGRMTEILPTIGAATMFMCGSHLQMHLGQISAWRRVIGMGSCM, from the coding sequence ATGACCACCTCCACCGCAACCACCGTCGGCGTCGGCTCCATGATCTCATTCAACCTTCGCATGGCCATGACCTATGCGGAGAAACTTTGCGCTGACATTCCCGCCGACAAGTTCGGGCACATTCCGATGAAGGGGGTGAACCACCCGCTCTTCTGCATCGGCCACCTCGGGCTCTACGCCGAGCGCGCGCTGACGCTGATTGGCCGCGAGGACCTGGCCCGCAAGGTCGATCCGAAGCAGGAGGAGCTCTTCAAGAACGGCGCGCCCTGCCTCGAGCAGGATGGCCGCTATCCGAACAAGGACGCCGTGCTCAAGAACTACATGGAGCGCTACAAGGTCGTGGCCGACGCGCTCCCCGAGGTCTCGGACGAAACCTTTGCCCGCGCGAATCCCATGGGCGGACGCATGACCGAGATTCTTCCGACCATCGGCGCTGCGACCATGTTCATGTGCGGAAGCCATCTGCAGATGCACCTGGGCCAGATCAGCGCGTGGCGCCGGGTCATCGGCATGGGCAGCTGCATGTGA
- the rpsG gene encoding 30S ribosomal protein S7 — protein MGGRITHSEAQLQPDPRYQDKLVSKFVNCIMYDGKKATAQKVVYQAFDAIQARLEKEKAEGMPRTAIEVFQKAIENVKPVVEVRSKRVGGANYQVPMQLNRRRAQSLTFRWIIEAARAEKGRPMHLKLANELLSACKNEGKAVATRENTHRMADANKAFAHFAW, from the coding sequence ATGGGCGGACGTATTACGCACAGCGAAGCTCAGCTTCAGCCGGACCCTCGTTACCAAGACAAGTTGGTATCCAAGTTTGTCAATTGCATCATGTATGACGGCAAGAAAGCCACGGCCCAGAAGGTCGTCTATCAGGCTTTCGACGCCATCCAGGCCCGACTCGAGAAGGAGAAGGCCGAGGGCATGCCACGAACCGCGATTGAAGTCTTCCAGAAGGCGATCGAGAACGTGAAGCCCGTCGTCGAAGTGCGCTCCAAGCGCGTCGGCGGAGCCAACTACCAGGTGCCGATGCAGTTGAATCGGCGCCGCGCTCAAAGTTTGACTTTCCGCTGGATCATCGAGGCGGCCCGCGCTGAAAAGGGTCGGCCGATGCACCTGAAGCTCGCCAACGAGCTGCTCAGCGCCTGCAAGAACGAAGGCAAGGCCGTCGCGACCCGCGAGAACACGCATCGCATGGCGGACGCCAACAAGGCCTTCGCCCACTTCGCGTGGTGA
- a CDS encoding ThiF family adenylyltransferase: MSEAQRHLRQIALPWCGPQGQARLKSSHALVVGCGALGSASIEWLARAGVGRLTLVDRDVVEWSNLQRQQLFSERDARSGAPKAEAASRRVKEIDSGIRVDACVEHLDAHNAAELARGADVIVDGLDNVATRFILNDLSVRDGIPYIYAAAVAMEGLSLAVVPRDLGAAGDENFAARGACLRCVYPDLPAPGELPTCDRAGVLGPLVGMVGSFAASQALFILAGRPDLLERKLWSVDLADHRRASIAVSIDGQCECCGKRKFPFLEPADDNPRVAHLCGRGAIQVLPSRRGRGAMDLAVLQSQLKIHGQFAMQGGRLQGQLKDLPGTGGEPVELTVFADGRAIVGQCSDEVVAQSIYDRFIGG, encoded by the coding sequence ATGTCTGAGGCGCAACGCCATCTTCGACAGATCGCTTTGCCCTGGTGCGGGCCGCAGGGACAGGCGCGCCTCAAGAGTTCGCATGCGCTGGTGGTGGGGTGCGGCGCCCTGGGCTCCGCGTCCATCGAGTGGCTTGCCCGCGCGGGTGTGGGTCGTCTCACGCTGGTCGACCGCGACGTGGTGGAGTGGTCAAACCTGCAGCGGCAGCAGCTTTTCAGCGAGCGCGACGCGCGATCGGGCGCGCCCAAGGCGGAGGCCGCCTCGCGCCGCGTCAAGGAGATCGATTCCGGCATCCGCGTCGACGCCTGCGTCGAGCATCTCGACGCCCACAACGCGGCCGAGCTCGCCCGCGGCGCCGATGTGATCGTTGACGGACTCGACAATGTCGCGACGCGGTTCATCCTGAACGACCTTTCGGTGCGCGACGGGATTCCCTACATCTACGCCGCGGCGGTGGCGATGGAGGGCTTGTCGCTGGCGGTGGTGCCGCGGGACCTCGGCGCTGCCGGCGACGAAAACTTCGCGGCGCGCGGCGCCTGCCTGCGCTGCGTCTATCCCGATCTTCCGGCGCCCGGCGAGCTGCCCACCTGCGATCGCGCCGGAGTGCTCGGACCTCTGGTCGGCATGGTGGGTTCGTTCGCGGCGAGCCAGGCGCTCTTCATCCTCGCGGGTCGACCCGACCTGCTGGAGCGGAAATTGTGGAGCGTGGACCTGGCGGATCATCGCCGCGCGTCCATCGCGGTCTCCATTGATGGGCAGTGCGAATGCTGCGGCAAGCGGAAGTTTCCCTTCCTGGAGCCGGCCGATGACAATCCGCGCGTCGCGCACCTGTGCGGGCGCGGAGCCATCCAGGTGCTGCCCTCGCGGCGCGGTCGGGGAGCCATGGATTTGGCGGTCTTGCAATCGCAGTTGAAAATCCATGGTCAATTCGCCATGCAGGGGGGTCGGCTTCAGGGACAACTGAAGGACCTGCCGGGCACGGGCGGCGAGCCGGTCGAGCTCACCGTCTTTGCGGATGGCCGGGCGATCGTCGGGCAATGCAGCGACGAGGTTGTGGCGCAATCGATCTACGACCGATTCATCGGCGGATGA
- a CDS encoding Ig-like domain-containing protein, producing MAVLAIGSDRVMAREGNAGNQNAELPTELPIGLQIVSPSAGTVVHAGSKVDVCVDLLPGFMPVSVLIGGPDNAAIVTEAPYTTTLSIPSEMLGAGKLWALGKDANGNRFCAEPLDIDVVTTAVVTSIATVSDEFYFTKYLSSYRLRVLGKYSDGATRDVSSASRGTTYSSDDTSIATVSAIGEMRSVRVGKTVIRAHNGQLESALPVTVVDMPLIGDLDGSGENDGRDIDMLLFHFGPCSGCEYDLDGSGEVDGADVGILLNGWRE from the coding sequence ATGGCTGTGCTGGCTATCGGTTCGGACCGAGTCATGGCTCGGGAAGGCAATGCAGGCAACCAGAATGCCGAATTACCAACTGAGTTGCCGATTGGTTTACAAATTGTTTCACCCAGTGCCGGCACGGTCGTGCACGCCGGCAGTAAGGTGGATGTCTGTGTCGATCTGTTGCCGGGTTTTATGCCGGTGAGCGTGCTCATTGGAGGACCCGACAACGCGGCAATTGTGACAGAAGCTCCTTATACGACCACGCTGTCCATTCCTTCAGAAATGTTGGGTGCCGGCAAGTTGTGGGCGCTCGGCAAAGATGCGAACGGCAATCGCTTTTGTGCGGAACCGCTGGACATCGATGTCGTCACAACGGCGGTCGTGACATCAATCGCCACCGTATCGGACGAGTTCTATTTCACCAAATACTTGTCTTCCTATCGTTTAAGAGTTCTTGGAAAATATAGCGACGGTGCAACACGCGATGTGTCCAGCGCCTCGCGTGGGACAACCTATTCCAGCGACGACACTTCAATTGCGACTGTGAGTGCGATTGGCGAGATGCGCTCTGTCCGAGTCGGCAAGACAGTCATTCGTGCGCATAACGGTCAACTGGAATCAGCCTTGCCAGTGACCGTCGTGGACATGCCGCTGATTGGCGACTTGGATGGTTCCGGTGAAAACGACGGTAGGGACATCGATATGTTGCTGTTCCATTTTGGTCCATGTTCGGGTTGTGAGTACGACCTCGACGGTTCCGGCGAGGTTGATGGCGCGGATGTTGGAATACTGCTGAATGGGTGGAGGGAGTGA
- a CDS encoding glycerol-3-phosphate dehydrogenase/oxidase — protein sequence MQSTTIQSARESSLKNLGGQQFDILVIGGGATGLGTAVDAANRGFKTALVEAHDWAKGTSSRSTKLVHGGVRYLEQMDISLVMEALRERGLLHQNASHLVHPLAFIVPRYTWWEGPFYGAGLKLYDALAGKLNLKSSRTLSAEQTIELIPNVHREDLQGGIEYYDGQFDDARLAVNLLQTAQQFGAVAANRVAVVKLLHEGGRAVGAVVRCEETSREFTIRAKVVVNATGIFADSIRRMDDPAATPMIEPAQGVHLVLPKSFLSGETAIMVPHTDDGRVLFVIPWHDRVILGTTDTPMKVAEIEPKPLEEEIGFILRNASRYLQREPQRSDVLSVFAGQRPLVHAGGADGGASKKVSREHVVLTSASGMVSVMGGKWTTYRKMAEDTVDAAILSGSLPSAPCRTEALLVHGASHDLKSLAKFPEWLRCYGSDAEAVAALMKSRPELAAPLHPRLPYPMAVVAWAARCEQARTLEDVLSRRTRSLLLDARATLECSAAVADLLAGELGRNRAWAIEQTAQFAQLARHYLPM from the coding sequence ATGCAATCCACGACCATCCAATCCGCCCGCGAATCATCGCTGAAAAATCTTGGCGGCCAACAGTTTGACATCCTGGTGATCGGTGGCGGGGCGACCGGCCTGGGTACGGCGGTGGACGCCGCGAACCGCGGGTTCAAAACCGCGCTGGTCGAGGCGCATGACTGGGCAAAGGGCACCAGCAGCCGAAGCACCAAGCTGGTCCACGGCGGCGTGCGCTACCTGGAGCAGATGGACATTTCGCTGGTCATGGAGGCGCTGCGCGAACGCGGCCTGCTCCACCAGAACGCCTCGCACCTGGTCCATCCATTGGCATTCATCGTGCCGCGCTATACCTGGTGGGAGGGCCCTTTCTATGGGGCCGGTTTGAAACTCTACGACGCGCTGGCCGGCAAGCTGAACTTGAAGTCAAGCCGCACTCTTTCCGCGGAGCAGACCATCGAGCTCATTCCCAATGTGCATCGCGAGGATCTGCAGGGAGGCATCGAGTATTACGACGGACAATTCGACGACGCCCGCCTGGCGGTGAATCTTCTGCAGACGGCGCAGCAGTTCGGCGCCGTGGCCGCCAATCGCGTCGCGGTCGTGAAGCTTTTGCATGAGGGCGGCCGCGCGGTCGGCGCCGTCGTCCGCTGCGAGGAGACGAGCCGGGAGTTCACCATTCGCGCCAAGGTGGTCGTGAACGCAACCGGCATCTTCGCCGACTCCATCCGCCGCATGGATGATCCCGCGGCCACGCCGATGATCGAGCCCGCCCAGGGCGTGCATCTGGTGCTGCCCAAGTCCTTCCTGTCGGGCGAGACTGCGATCATGGTGCCGCACACCGACGATGGCCGCGTGCTCTTCGTGATTCCCTGGCATGACCGGGTGATCCTGGGCACAACCGACACGCCGATGAAAGTCGCCGAGATCGAGCCCAAGCCGCTCGAGGAGGAGATCGGATTCATATTGCGAAACGCCTCGCGCTACCTGCAGCGCGAGCCGCAGCGATCGGATGTGCTGAGCGTCTTCGCCGGGCAAAGGCCGCTGGTCCACGCCGGCGGCGCCGACGGCGGAGCCAGCAAAAAGGTGAGTCGCGAGCACGTTGTGCTGACCAGCGCGAGCGGCATGGTCAGCGTGATGGGCGGCAAGTGGACCACCTATCGAAAGATGGCCGAAGACACGGTCGACGCCGCGATTCTTTCGGGATCGCTGCCCTCGGCACCCTGCCGGACCGAGGCGCTGCTTGTCCATGGCGCATCGCACGATCTCAAGTCGCTCGCCAAATTTCCAGAGTGGCTGCGCTGCTACGGCAGCGATGCCGAGGCCGTCGCCGCGCTGATGAAGTCACGGCCGGAGCTGGCAGCGCCGCTGCATCCGCGCCTGCCCTATCCAATGGCGGTGGTCGCCTGGGCGGCGCGCTGCGAGCAGGCGCGGACGCTGGAGGATGTGCTTTCGCGGCGTACGCGCTCGCTTCTGTTGGACGCGCGGGCGACCCTTGAGTGCTCCGCCGCGGTCGCCGATCTCCTTGCGGGTGAACTCGGTCGCAACCGGGCATGGGCCATCGAGCAGACGGCCCAATTTGCCCAACTGGCCCGGCACTACCTGCCGATGTGA
- the plsX gene encoding phosphate acyltransferase PlsX produces the protein MRLGVDVMGGDNAPDEILKGCIAALPKLAANDELVLYGDRRVIDETFKERGIRDPRVTVVATTEVIGMDESPVEAIRSKRDASMVVMTKDASPKTANRLDAIMSAGNTGAMVSASQMHMRRIPNVVRPGIAVTVPTFAGPVVLIDVGANIEPKPVHLAQYGVMGAIYARISSGIANPRVAIMNVGGEEAKGTDDMRLARDMLRGAHDLNFTGFVEGRGVFNGEADVVITDGVVGNVMIKLAEGLASGIFKALAREVLSVDPELAARLEPVVKSLYAKHDYHEFGGAPLLGVNGIALISHGSSVARTVMNAITRMKTFAASKINTIMSEELGRLRVSEEVSA, from the coding sequence ATGCGACTCGGCGTGGATGTCATGGGTGGCGACAATGCGCCCGACGAGATCCTGAAGGGCTGCATCGCCGCCCTGCCGAAACTTGCCGCGAACGACGAACTGGTCCTCTACGGCGACCGCCGCGTCATCGATGAAACATTCAAGGAACGGGGCATCCGCGATCCCCGCGTCACGGTGGTGGCCACAACCGAGGTCATCGGCATGGACGAGTCTCCCGTGGAGGCCATCCGCTCCAAGCGCGACGCCAGCATGGTGGTGATGACCAAGGACGCCAGCCCGAAGACCGCCAACCGCCTCGACGCGATCATGAGCGCCGGCAACACCGGCGCGATGGTCAGCGCGTCGCAGATGCACATGCGGCGCATCCCCAACGTGGTTCGCCCCGGCATCGCCGTCACCGTCCCCACCTTCGCGGGCCCGGTCGTGCTGATCGACGTCGGCGCCAACATCGAGCCCAAGCCGGTGCACCTGGCCCAGTATGGCGTGATGGGCGCGATCTACGCCCGTATCTCCAGCGGCATCGCCAACCCGCGCGTCGCCATCATGAATGTCGGCGGCGAGGAGGCCAAGGGCACCGATGACATGCGGCTTGCCCGCGACATGCTCCGCGGCGCCCACGACCTGAACTTCACAGGATTCGTCGAGGGGCGCGGCGTTTTCAACGGAGAAGCCGACGTGGTCATCACCGACGGCGTGGTGGGCAACGTCATGATCAAGCTCGCCGAGGGGTTGGCCAGCGGCATCTTCAAGGCGCTCGCCCGCGAGGTGCTCTCGGTCGATCCGGAGCTCGCGGCCCGTCTCGAGCCGGTGGTCAAGAGCCTCTACGCCAAGCACGACTACCACGAATTCGGCGGCGCACCGCTGCTGGGGGTGAACGGCATCGCGCTGATCAGCCATGGCTCCAGCGTGGCCCGCACCGTCATGAACGCGATCACGCGCATGAAGACCTTCGCCGCCTCCAAGATCAACACGATCATGAGCGAGGAACTCGGACGCCTTCGGGTTTCCGAAGAGGTCTCTGCGTGA
- the rpmF gene encoding 50S ribosomal protein L32 — translation MTPAFRQSPGRTRRRRSHQAIKATHTVLCPNCGAAKRPHTACSGCGYVRPGLQLKTGQIGQ, via the coding sequence ATGACTCCAGCATTCAGACAATCCCCAGGCCGAACCCGTCGTCGACGCTCGCATCAAGCGATCAAGGCGACGCACACCGTTTTGTGCCCGAATTGCGGCGCCGCGAAGCGCCCCCACACCGCATGCTCAGGCTGCGGCTACGTGCGGCCGGGTCTGCAGTTGAAGACCGGCCAGATAGGTCAATAA